The following proteins come from a genomic window of Pararhodobacter sp.:
- a CDS encoding NADH:ubiquinone oxidoreductase subunit NDUFA12, protein MNFLLRLLTWWNGQTLGTQLFTWRKGTKVGEDAQGNVYYQSVGGKRRWVIFNGEVEASRISPEWHGWMHHTWEHAPTERPVARKPWEKPHQDNLTGTEGAYVPAGSMRRADPVKRTDYEAWQPE, encoded by the coding sequence ATGAATTTTCTTCTTCGTCTCTTAACCTGGTGGAATGGCCAAACGCTTGGCACCCAGTTGTTCACCTGGCGCAAAGGCACCAAAGTGGGCGAGGATGCGCAGGGAAACGTGTATTATCAGTCGGTTGGCGGTAAACGGCGGTGGGTGATCTTCAACGGCGAAGTCGAGGCAAGCCGCATCAGCCCCGAGTGGCACGGCTGGATGCATCACACTTGGGAACACGCCCCGACCGAGCGCCCCGTTGCGCGCAAGCCGTGGGAAAAACCGCATCAGGACAATCTGACCGGCACCGAGGGCGCCTATGTGCCCGCCGGGTCCATGCGCCGGGCTGATCCGGTCAAGCGGACCGACTACGAGGCGTGGCAGCCCGAATAA
- the mlaD gene encoding outer membrane lipid asymmetry maintenance protein MlaD — protein sequence MAYRMWEVLLGAVVVAVAVVFVVFALRSTGTTLSQASSYDLRATFRSAEGVRTGTEVRLAGVKIGSVTNITLNPQTFRAEVTIGVDQAVQLPLDSSIQVASEGLLGGVFIEILPGGDMDNLAAGDTFQDTQSAVSLIALLLRAFTGSSEEEATP from the coding sequence ATGGCCTATCGCATGTGGGAAGTGTTGCTCGGCGCGGTGGTTGTCGCGGTTGCGGTGGTTTTTGTGGTGTTTGCCCTGCGTTCGACGGGCACGACCCTGTCGCAAGCCAGCAGCTATGATTTGCGCGCCACGTTCCGCTCGGCCGAGGGGGTTCGCACGGGCACCGAGGTGCGCTTGGCGGGTGTCAAGATCGGCAGCGTGACGAACATCACGTTGAACCCGCAGACATTTCGCGCCGAAGTGACGATTGGCGTTGATCAGGCGGTGCAATTGCCGCTGGACAGCTCGATTCAAGTGGCGAGCGAGGGGTTGTTGGGCGGCGTGTTCATCGAAATCCTGCCGGGCGGCGATATGGACAACCTTGCGGCGGGCGACACTTTCCAGGACACGCAGAGCGCGGTCAGCCTGATCGCCCTGTTGCTGCGCGCCTTTACCGGCTCCTCCGAGGAAGAGGCAACTCCGTGA
- a CDS encoding aminopeptidase P family protein, with protein MFQTFTATTRPSDGPPRLALLRAELAAQGLTGFLVPRADAHQGEYVSPHDERLSWLTGFTGSAGFCVVLPQVAGVFIDGRYTVQVRSQIDLEAFTPVNWPQTPAAAWLREHAGSGAVIGFDPWLHTPDEIGTITDGLRGSGITLRAVAQNPVESVWHAQPAPACGPVRAHQLALAGKTAAEKRADLAATLRAKGASATVITLADSLAWLMNWRGADIIRNPVVQGFAILHDDARLDLFLDPAKLAGIAPEDGVTRHAPGAFLPALKALNGTVGFDPMTAPVAVKSALATGLELADPCLMAKAKKNPAELEGMRAAHRRDGAAMVEFLAWYDAQTLTELTEIDMARQLESCRAATGQLLDLSFDTISSTGPNAAINHYRVTEDTNRTLQTGDLFLLDSGGQYPDGTTDITRTLPVGPVAKNRRAAYTRVLQGMIAVSRARFPKGVAGGHLDALARYPLWLDGLDYDHGTGHGVGAALSVHEGPVRLSRVSLLPLEPGMILSNEPGYYRAGAFGIRIENLLIVKTADALGENRPWLDFETITLCPIDTRLLLREMLSGDERDWLNAYHARVLHEIGPLVAPETHRWLQQACLPLD; from the coding sequence ATGTTCCAGACCTTCACCGCCACCACCCGCCCCTCGGACGGCCCGCCGCGCCTGGCGTTGTTGCGGGCGGAACTGGCGGCGCAGGGCCTGACCGGGTTCCTCGTGCCGCGCGCCGATGCGCATCAGGGCGAATACGTCAGCCCCCATGACGAGCGGCTGTCCTGGCTCACCGGATTCACCGGATCGGCGGGGTTTTGCGTGGTTTTACCGCAGGTTGCGGGCGTGTTCATCGACGGGCGCTATACGGTGCAAGTGCGCAGCCAGATCGACCTGGAGGCCTTCACGCCGGTCAACTGGCCGCAAACCCCGGCGGCGGCGTGGTTGCGCGAACACGCCGGCAGCGGCGCGGTGATCGGCTTTGATCCGTGGCTGCATACGCCCGATGAGATCGGCACGATCACCGATGGCCTGCGCGGCAGCGGCATCACGTTGCGGGCGGTCGCGCAGAACCCTGTGGAGTCCGTTTGGCACGCCCAACCCGCACCCGCCTGTGGGCCGGTTCGCGCGCATCAGTTGGCGCTTGCCGGGAAAACCGCCGCCGAGAAACGCGCCGATCTGGCCGCGACCCTGCGCGCCAAGGGGGCCAGTGCGACGGTGATCACGCTGGCGGATTCGCTGGCCTGGCTGATGAACTGGCGCGGTGCCGATATCATCCGCAACCCGGTGGTGCAGGGTTTTGCGATCCTGCATGACGACGCGCGGCTCGATCTGTTCCTGGACCCGGCCAAATTGGCGGGCATCGCGCCCGAGGACGGGGTGACGCGCCACGCCCCCGGTGCGTTTCTGCCCGCGCTCAAGGCGCTGAACGGCACCGTCGGGTTCGATCCGATGACCGCGCCGGTCGCGGTGAAATCGGCCTTGGCCACGGGGCTGGAACTGGCGGATCCCTGCTTGATGGCAAAGGCGAAAAAGAACCCCGCCGAATTGGAGGGGATGCGCGCCGCACACCGCCGCGACGGCGCGGCGATGGTCGAATTCCTGGCCTGGTATGACGCACAAACCCTGACCGAGTTGACCGAAATCGACATGGCGCGACAGCTTGAAAGCTGCCGCGCCGCAACCGGGCAGTTGCTGGATCTGAGCTTTGACACCATCAGTTCCACCGGGCCGAATGCCGCGATCAACCATTACCGCGTGACCGAGGACACCAACCGCACCTTGCAAACCGGCGACCTGTTCTTGCTGGATTCGGGCGGCCAATACCCCGACGGCACCACCGATATCACCCGCACCCTGCCCGTCGGGCCGGTCGCCAAAAACCGCCGCGCCGCCTATACGCGCGTGTTGCAAGGCATGATCGCCGTCAGCCGCGCACGCTTTCCCAAAGGCGTCGCCGGGGGGCATCTGGATGCCTTGGCGCGCTATCCCTTGTGGCTGGACGGGCTGGATTATGACCACGGCACCGGGCATGGCGTGGGGGCGGCGCTGAGTGTGCATGAAGGGCCGGTGCGGCTGTCGCGGGTGTCGCTGCTGCCGCTGGAGCCGGGGATGATCCTGTCCAATGAGCCGGGCTACTACCGCGCCGGGGCGTTTGGCATCCGGATCGAGAACCTGCTGATCGTGAAAACCGCGGATGCCCTGGGCGAGAACCGGCCCTGGCTGGATTTCGAGACCATCACGCTATGCCCGATCGACACGCGCCTGCTGCTGCGCGAGATGTTGAGCGGCGATGAACGTGACTGGCTCAACGCCTATCACGCGCGGGTCTTGCACGAAATCGGCCCGCTGGTGGCCCCGGAAACCCATCGCTGGTTGCAACAGGCCTGCTTGCCGCTGGACTGA
- a CDS encoding DUF2155 domain-containing protein yields MTGAALRALGVAALCLGTPAFAQTDWQPLQSTETTPTRQRGPELASGSAATLHALDKMSGDVIELAMSVGAVTTYGRLSVTLVSCRYPVENPSSDAFAFLEIRDVASGEMQFRGWMIASSPALNALDNPRYDIWVTRCR; encoded by the coding sequence GTGACGGGGGCGGCACTTCGGGCATTGGGTGTTGCGGCGTTGTGCCTTGGCACGCCCGCCTTCGCGCAGACCGACTGGCAGCCCCTGCAATCGACCGAGACCACGCCGACCCGTCAGCGCGGGCCGGAACTTGCCTCGGGCAGCGCCGCGACGTTGCACGCGTTGGATAAAATGTCTGGCGATGTCATAGAGTTGGCCATGAGCGTCGGCGCTGTCACCACCTATGGCCGTCTGTCGGTCACCTTGGTGTCCTGCCGCTATCCGGTGGAAAACCCGTCGTCGGATGCCTTCGCCTTTCTGGAGATCCGCGACGTGGCAAGCGGCGAAATGCAGTTTCGCGGCTGGATGATTGCCTCAAGCCCGGCGCTGAACGCGCTCGACAACCCGCGCTATGATATCTGGGTTACGCGCTGCCGCTGA